In Microbacterium binotii, one DNA window encodes the following:
- a CDS encoding histidine phosphatase family protein, whose product MPAERLHLVRHGEVHNPDRVLYGRLPEFRLSAAGRRMARQAAEHVQAEERPVTALVCSPLQRTRESAEPFTELFGFEPVVEPDVIEPWNVFEGKRMRRALANPLNWRHVTRPSVPSWGEPYAEVVARMQRAMAKAWNAVPAGDVVIVSHQLPIWVTHLAIAGLPLRHDPRARRCALSSVTSFEGGPGAWREIAYAEPASAEGAVDVGAV is encoded by the coding sequence GTGCCCGCCGAACGCCTCCACCTCGTGCGCCATGGCGAGGTCCACAATCCCGACCGTGTCCTCTACGGTCGCCTGCCCGAGTTCCGGCTGAGCGCGGCAGGCCGTCGGATGGCTCGCCAGGCCGCGGAGCACGTGCAGGCCGAGGAGCGTCCCGTCACCGCGCTGGTCTGCTCACCGTTGCAGCGCACGCGCGAGTCGGCCGAGCCGTTCACCGAGCTCTTCGGCTTCGAGCCGGTCGTCGAGCCCGACGTGATCGAGCCGTGGAACGTGTTCGAAGGCAAGCGGATGCGGCGCGCCCTGGCCAACCCCCTGAACTGGCGTCATGTGACGCGACCCTCCGTTCCGAGCTGGGGCGAGCCCTATGCCGAGGTCGTCGCGCGGATGCAGCGGGCCATGGCGAAGGCGTGGAACGCGGTTCCCGCGGGCGATGTCGTCATCGTCAGCCACCAGCTGCCGATCTGGGTGACCCACCTCGCGATCGCCGGACTCCCTCTGCGGCACGACCCGCGCGCCCGGCGCTGCGCGCTGTCGAGCGTGACGAGTTTCGAGGGCGGCCCGGGAGCCTGGCGCGAGATCGCCTACGCGGAGCCCGCATCCGCCGAGGGCGCCGTCGATGTAGGAGCAGTATGA
- the aspS gene encoding aspartate--tRNA(Asn) ligase, translating to MSERVLVKQLKSLPAGGVSVSGWVETVRDQKKVQFVILRDETGAVQLVNPATRELGEDATAEQSAALALTETISNLATGTFLTVTGELKHDERVKLGGVEIKIASLEIAAAALPETPIASDSGLDKRMDWRFIDLRQRRNNLIFRIQTTLEHAMRTYWVEHDYVEIHSPKLMSTPAEGNAELFALEYFGDQTAYLAQSPQHFKQMAQAAGFGKVFEIGDVFRADPSFTSRHATEFTSVDAELSWIDSYEDVAAMQEELLVAAFTAVKEKHGEEIKELFDIDVVVPTLPFPRIPLAEAREIVKARGYDIPRTDGDLDPEGERQISAHVRETYDHQFVFITDYHPEIRPFYHMRNAETGLTNSYDLLFNGTEITTGAQREHRIDVLEAQALEKGLSLEGLEHYLDFFRYGIPPHGGFGMGLARVLMLMLGQDSIREVTFLFRGPTRLAP from the coding sequence GTGAGTGAACGCGTTCTGGTCAAGCAGCTGAAGTCCCTTCCCGCGGGAGGTGTCTCGGTGTCCGGATGGGTCGAGACCGTCCGCGATCAGAAGAAGGTGCAGTTCGTCATCCTGCGCGATGAGACCGGCGCGGTGCAGCTCGTGAACCCCGCCACTCGCGAGCTCGGCGAGGACGCGACGGCCGAGCAGTCCGCGGCACTCGCACTGACCGAGACGATCTCGAACCTCGCGACCGGCACGTTCCTGACGGTGACCGGTGAGCTCAAGCACGACGAGCGCGTCAAGCTCGGCGGCGTCGAGATCAAGATCGCGTCGCTGGAGATCGCGGCGGCCGCGCTGCCGGAGACGCCCATCGCCTCCGACAGCGGCCTCGACAAGCGCATGGACTGGCGCTTCATCGACCTGCGCCAGCGCCGCAACAACCTGATCTTCCGCATTCAGACGACGCTCGAGCACGCCATGCGCACCTATTGGGTCGAGCACGACTACGTCGAGATCCACTCCCCCAAGCTCATGTCGACGCCCGCCGAGGGCAACGCCGAGCTGTTCGCCCTCGAGTACTTCGGCGACCAGACGGCGTACCTGGCGCAGAGCCCGCAGCACTTCAAGCAGATGGCGCAGGCCGCCGGCTTCGGCAAGGTGTTCGAGATCGGCGACGTCTTCCGCGCCGACCCCAGCTTCACCAGCCGCCACGCGACCGAGTTCACCTCGGTCGACGCCGAGCTGTCGTGGATCGATTCCTACGAGGACGTCGCCGCGATGCAGGAGGAGCTGCTCGTGGCCGCCTTCACCGCGGTGAAGGAGAAGCACGGCGAGGAGATCAAGGAGCTCTTCGACATCGACGTCGTCGTGCCGACGCTTCCGTTCCCCCGCATCCCGCTCGCCGAAGCGCGCGAGATCGTGAAGGCGCGCGGCTACGACATCCCTCGCACCGACGGCGACCTCGACCCCGAGGGCGAGCGTCAGATCTCCGCGCATGTGCGTGAGACGTACGACCACCAGTTCGTGTTCATCACGGACTACCACCCCGAGATCCGGCCGTTCTACCACATGCGCAACGCCGAGACCGGGCTCACGAACAGCTACGACCTGCTGTTCAACGGCACCGAGATCACGACGGGCGCGCAGCGCGAGCACCGCATCGACGTGCTCGAGGCGCAGGCGCTGGAGAAGGGTCTGTCGCTCGAGGGCCTCGAGCACTACCTCGACTTCTTCCGCTACGGCATCCCGCCCCACGGCGGCTTCGGCATGGGTCTCGCCCGTGTGCTGATGCTCATGCTCGGCCAGGACTCGATCCGCGAGGTGACCTTCCTGTTCCGCGGGCCCACGCGCCTCGCCCCCTGA
- a CDS encoding DUF6264 family protein — translation MSSERPGEEPAIFRLPPESFRVGSDEAPADVRPEPIPRREHPAPQPRRDTGRTTRRRRRKAWDIVLTIVLLAANAALSAVASALALLLASSSAGCGADGRVCRTELLQGGVWTMLTVPWIVFVLTAFFAVLLLVVRRRAFWVPLVGTVLAALSWLVGAFLLWAAV, via the coding sequence GTGAGCAGTGAGCGCCCCGGCGAGGAACCCGCGATCTTCCGGTTGCCGCCCGAGTCGTTCCGCGTCGGCTCCGACGAGGCACCGGCGGACGTCCGTCCGGAGCCGATCCCGCGCCGGGAACACCCCGCGCCACAGCCGCGGCGCGACACGGGGCGCACGACGCGGCGTCGGCGGCGGAAGGCGTGGGACATCGTCCTGACGATCGTGCTGCTGGCCGCGAACGCCGCCCTCTCGGCGGTCGCATCGGCGCTCGCTCTGCTGCTCGCCTCTTCCTCCGCCGGATGCGGCGCGGACGGCCGCGTGTGCCGCACGGAACTACTCCAGGGCGGGGTGTGGACCATGCTCACGGTGCCGTGGATCGTCTTCGTGCTGACCGCGTTCTTCGCCGTGTTGCTGCTCGTCGTGCGTCGCCGCGCCTTCTGGGTTCCGCTGGTGGGCACCGTCCTCGCCGCGCTGAGCTGGCTCGTGGGCGCCTTCCTGCTCTGGGCCGCCGTCTGA
- a CDS encoding DedA family protein, translating to MTQVALPVRASSNESWLSQLMDALVGLMEWIGPIGAGIAIALESVFPPLPSEAILPMAGVTASRGGFTLAEALLWTTAGSVVGALVLYGIGAWLGIERLRRVAAKVPLVHPEDIDRTVAWFRKHGGKAVFFGRMVPLFRSFISIPAGVTRMPLWRFVLLTAAGSLVWNTIFVLAGYFLGESWHIVEQYAEVFQVIVIVGVAAGIAWFVVARVRSLLAHRRRVGARD from the coding sequence ATGACCCAGGTCGCTCTGCCTGTCCGCGCCTCGTCGAACGAGTCCTGGCTGAGCCAGCTGATGGACGCGCTGGTCGGACTGATGGAGTGGATCGGCCCCATCGGGGCCGGAATCGCGATCGCCCTGGAGAGCGTCTTCCCGCCGCTGCCGAGCGAGGCGATCCTGCCGATGGCGGGGGTCACCGCCAGCCGCGGCGGCTTCACGCTCGCCGAGGCGCTCCTGTGGACGACGGCGGGCTCCGTGGTGGGTGCGCTCGTGCTCTACGGCATCGGCGCCTGGCTCGGCATCGAGCGGTTGCGCCGGGTGGCGGCGAAGGTGCCGCTGGTGCATCCGGAAGACATCGACCGCACGGTCGCCTGGTTCCGCAAGCACGGCGGCAAGGCCGTGTTCTTCGGTCGGATGGTGCCGCTGTTCCGCAGCTTCATCTCGATCCCCGCGGGCGTGACCCGCATGCCGCTGTGGCGCTTCGTGCTGCTGACGGCCGCGGGAAGCCTGGTGTGGAACACGATCTTCGTGCTCGCCGGCTACTTCCTCGGCGAGTCGTGGCACATCGTCGAGCAGTATGCGGAGGTGTTCCAGGTGATCGTCATCGTCGGCGTCGCCGCGGGCATCGCGTGGTTCGTCGTCGCGCGGGTGCGGTCGCTGCTCGCCCACCGACGCCGCGTGGGTGCCCGCGACTGA